The following is a genomic window from Longimicrobiales bacterium.
CGCCCAGCACGTTGAGCGGCACGCCGCTGGTCGAGCCGGGCGTGTAGATCGCGAGATCTGCCGCGTCCTTGAGCGTCTGCATGCGTGCGCCGTCGATGCCCCACGACGCGAGGCCGTCGCGCCAGGTGCCGGCGGCCTTCGTTGCAGCGTCGGCGCCCGGCGTCCCCGCGGTGTCGACCCACGGCTGGAAGTCGGAGGCCTGCAGGCCGGGGAAGTTGAGCAGCAGGTTGCCCATGTCGCCCTTGGGGTCGATGACGAGCACGGGGACCTGCTGCAGCAGTGCTTCCTCGAGCAGCACGACGCCCAGGCCGGTCTTGCCGGACCCGGTCATCCCGACGATCACGCCGTGGGTGGTCAGGTCGGCGGGATCGATCTCGATGCGCGTGTCAGTGCGCTGTGCGGCGTCGTCCAGCGCCGCACCGAGCCACAGCACTCGTTGTGAGCTCAACGCGTTCGTCTCCTACCGGTTGCGGTTCGTGGGGCGCTGTGCACCGTTCTGCACCGGCTCGACCGCGGTCCCGGCGCGCTCGCCCGGCCGCGCCATGTCCAGCTCCGTCCGGAACCGGATCGCATCGCCCGCCTGGCCCGTCGCCGGTGCGACGGTCTGCGGCGGGGCGTCGAGCAGCGGCAGCTCGCCCGACGGGATCTCGTCACCATAGAGCGCGAGCGAGCCGAGACGCGCGTAGTTGATCGCCAGGCCGAGCACGCGCACGGCTTCCTGGTCGGCGTGGAAGCCCATCGAGTTCTCGGCTTCGATGAAGTCGGTCAGGAACTGCGCGCGCTTGTGGTATGTGCGGGCCGCAGTCAGCCGCTGCGCGTCCAGGTTGTTCGCGGCCTCGGCGCGGATCGACTTCGCAAGATCCAGCACCGCGTCGATCGCGACGTTGCGCATCTGGTACGTGCGATCCTGGATCGTGTGCACGCGCGCGGACAGCTCCTCCTCCGTCCAGCGGTGGCACGTCTGGCAGGCGTTGTTGATGTTGAGCAGAGGGCTGCGCACCCAGTGGTCGCTCACCTTCATTGCGCCCGTGCGCTCGTACGGCATGTGGCAGTCGGCGCACATCACGCCGCTGCGGGCGTGCACGCCCTGCATGTACATCTCGAACTCGGGGTGCTGCGCCTTGAGCACACGCGCCTCGCTGATCGCGTGCGTCCAGTCGGTGAAACCGACCTCCTCGTAATAGGCCAGGATCTCGTCGGCACGCAGGCCGTTGGCCCATGGATAGGTGAGGCGCTTCTCGTCGCCCTGGAAGTAGTACTCCACGTGGCACTGTGCGCACACGAACGTGCGCATCTCCTGGCGTGTCGCGTCCGTGTTCACGTCGAAATCGTCCCGGCCGCGCGACGCCATGAACGTGCGGATGCCTTCCATGAAGCCCGGGCGTGTGACGCGCAACTCCATTGTCGCCGGATCGTGGCAGTCGATGCAGGCGACCGGATGCTCGGCGAGCGCCGCGGCTTCCTGGTAGGGCATCTGGTTGACCGCCTCGAACCCGGCGATCAGGTCGCCGTTGCCGGCATCGCGGTAGACCGTGTAGACCGAGGCATGACAGTGCAGGCAGGTGCCGGGCTGCTGCACCACGTTCTGCCGCTCCGTGAAGACCTGGTCGATGAACATGTAGGCGTGACCGCGCTCCTCGCGGAAATCCGTCGCGAACGCGTAGCCCGCCCAGAACTCGCGCAGGCGCGGGTCCTCCACGAGCCGGGAGGTCGAGACCGTGTCACGCGGATCGCTCGTCGTAGGGTGCTGCACCATGGCTTCACTGCCGCCGTAGCGCGTGCGCGTCATGTCCACGGTGCGCCGGTACGAGTCGTACTGCTGCGGGAAGTTCTGCCCCCAGATCGCGGGGTCCACGATCGAATCGTTCAGCTCGACGACGCGGTAGAACGGATTGCGCGCCTCCTGCTGCCGCTCGAAGATGTTCGTCAGCAGCGCCGCGAGCCCGAGCGTAACGACCGCCGCGATGACCGCCGCACCCACGATCCACCACGCCGGGACCCTGCGTCCACGTTCCTCGCGCTCAGCCATGTCCGCTCCTCGTTCGATGCATGTTCATCCTGAAATCCTCCGACGCCCGGGCTGCGCTCCTCAGCGGACCCGGTGCCCCACGTAGCGGTGGCAGCGTGTGCATTCGACGCCGTCCGCGCTGGTGACGTGCCGTACCTCGTCCGGCGGATCGTCGTCCCCCGCCTGCATGCCTGCGGCGATCGACTCGTGGCAGTAGCGGCACGCGCCCTCGGTGACGTCGTGGTTCGCCGGCGTGATGCGCAGCGGGTACGGGAAGTTGCCCGTCGTGAAGTAGAAGCTGTGCCAGAAGCCGTTGCGCGCCTTGACGACGTACTTGGGGATCGTGCTGTGCGGCGTGTGGCAGTCGTTGCAGGTCGCGACCGCCCGGTGGCTCGACTTGAGCCACGCGCTGTAATGCTCGTCCATGATGTGGCAGTTTGCGCAGGCGGCGGGATCGGTGCCCAGATACGAGTAGCCCTTTGCATACACGAACGTGAAGCCGCCGAGGCCGATCGCGATGCCGATCAGCACCGCTGCCAGGATGATCAGCCAGCGTCCCGTTCGCACCAGGTCCACTCCCCGTTGTCGTCGATGCCTCTGCGCGCGTCGGCGTCGCGTTCCCGCGGGCGGGTGCTGCCGCCCACGCAACAATCGTACACGGGCCGGCCGCGTCCGGCGAGAGCGTGCGCGCTACCGCAGCCACTCCTGCGCGATCGCTGCACCCTGGTTCATGCCCTGCGCGCCGAGCAGCAGCACCAGATCGTCCGGCCGCGCAGCGGCCAGGACCTGTTGCACCGCGGGCCGGAGCTCGGCGGATTCCCGGAACCGAACACGTGCACGGCGGAGCGGGCGCAGAAAGGCGTCGTACTCCTCGTCGCTCACGCGATTGAGATGGTCCGCGACATCGCTGCTGCGGGTGACGACGAGCGATGCGTGCGGCATCCGGCGCAGCCAGATGGCGAGGGCCTCGGCGTTGTAGCGGTTGATGCGCGGGCCGCGTCGGCCGCGCACGGCCCACACGACGTGGACGTGCCCGGGCCGCAGCCGCTCCACGGTTTCGAACACCACGTTGACGCTTTCCGGGTGCCCCGCGGTATCGTCAAGGATCAGGGGGGCAGTTTTCAGGAGCTGCATCCGGCGACGCGGCGCCGTGAGGTCGGGCAGGACCGCTGCTGCCGCGTCCGCGCTCGCTCCTGCACTGAGCGCGAGCGTCGTTGCCAGCGCGACATTGATCAGGTTGGAGCGGCCGAGCAGTGACAGCTCGAGCGGCAGGCGAAACGGAGCGTGCTCCGCGCCGTCGATGCGCGGCACGGGACGGCGTGCATTCAGCACGAAGCGCGTGCCGGCGTGCGAGACGTGCACGTCCTCGATCCGCATCGCGGCGGTGCGCACGGCGCCGCAGGCGACGCCCGCCACGTCACGCTCCCGCACGATGCGTGAGACCGCGCGGTCCTCCGCATTGAACGCCAGGGGTGCGCCGGCTGCCAGGTGGTCGAAGAATCGCGTCTTGGACTCCACGTACGTGCGGAAGTTTCGGTGGAACTCCGCGTGCTCGAGCGGCACCAGGTTCGTGAACGCCCCTGCCTCGTAGCGAAGGCCGGCCACGCGCTGCTGCACGAGGGCGTGCGACGTCACCTCCATCAGCGCGACGTCACATTCTGCGTCCGCCGCACGCTGCAGCCACCGGTGCAGCAGCAGCGGCTCGGGCACGGTGTAGCGGCTCTCCTCCGCTGTCTCCGTACCGATCCGCAATCCGAGTGAGCCGATCGACGCGACCCGCACACCGCTGGCGTGCAGCAGCGCTTCCGCAATGGACAGCACGGACGTCTTGCCGACGGTGCCGGTGATGCCGAGCAGCCGCATCCGGCGTGCGGGGTGGCCATACCACGCGCCTGCCAGGCGGGCCGCGGCAGCGCGCGCATCGGGAACGTGGATGAGCGGAACCGGCGCGCGCTGATCCGACGTGCCGGGACCCTGAGCAACGATTGCGGCTGCACCCGCCGCCACCGCGTCTGCAATGAACGTTGCGCCGTCCACCTGTGTGCCCGGTATGGCGATGAAGAGCGCGCCGGGTGTCACCTGTCGCGAGTCCGTGACCACAGCCCGGATCATTGCGTCGGGTGCGGTCCCGGCCCGGATGCCGGCGTCGGCAAGAAGGCTGTGGAGCGGTCGCTGGTCGGTCATCGTCAACGGGTTGTGGGGGCGTCGGTGGCAGTCGGTCGCAGTCCGCGCGAGGTGAACCCCCCGAACTGCGTCGGCGCCGTATGGCAATGCCTGTTCCGCCGGTGTGCAAGCCCGGCCGCTTCCGACGTCCTCCCAGCAGAAGCACCCGTTCGGTGCCCGCGCGGAATCTCCGCCCGCGGCACCCAGGCCTCAGCAGGGAGGTTCCCGTGAAAGCCCTCGTACTGGTTCCGCTGTGCGCACTGCTCGCTGTCGCGGCAATCGGTCAGCGGACGATCGTGGTCACCGGCGTCGTGAGCGACGCATCCAGCGGCGTGCCGCTGGCCGGTGCCCAGGTGACGACCATGGAGACCGGGCATGGCACACTGGCCGGGCGCGACGGCGCGTACCGGCTCGAGCTGCCGGAGCGCCTGCGCGGCCAGTCGGTCACGGTGCAGGCGCACGCCATCGGCTTCGAGCCGGTACGTCGCAGTGTCATGCTGGCGGGCGACAGCATGCGCGTGGACCTGTCCGCGCAGCCCTCGGCTGAGGTGGTCGAAGCGATGCCGCTGCGCGAGGACGTCGCAGGCAAGGAGCTGCGCCAGGAGTCGCGTGCGCGGCACGCCGGCGATGCCGCTGCCGCCGCGGTACTCGCATCGCCGCAGGCCAGCGCCACGCCCGGCCCGCCACCCGCGCCGCCGTACCGCATGCCGCGCGAGCCGTGGAACACCGAATCGTACGCCGCAATCGACGAGAACGCGTTCCTTTCGGTCGGCGCCAACCCGCTGTCCACGTTCTCGATCGACGTCGACCGCGCCTCGTACAGCAACATCCGGCGCTTCCTGAAGGATGGACAGCTTCCGCCGAAGGATGCAGTACGCATCGAGGAGATGGTCAACTACTTCCCCTACAGCAATCCCGAGCCGCAAGGCGAGCATCCGCTGGAGGTGACCACCGAGGTGATGGCCGCGCCCTGGCAGCCGCGTCACCACCTGGTGCGCATCGGACTGCAGGCGCCGCGACTCGACATGGAATCGCTGCCGCCCAACAACCTGGTGTTCCTGCTGGACGTTTCAGGGTCGATGCTGTCGCCCGACAAGCTGCCGCTGCTGAAGCAGGCGATGCGGCTGCTGGTGAACGAGCTGCGGGAGCAGGACCGGGTCGCGATCGTCGTGTACGCAGGGAGCGCAGGCCTCGTGCTGCCGTCCACGCCCGGCAGTGAGAAGGACGCGATCATGGATGCGATCGAGCGCCTCGAGGCGGGCGGCTCGACCGCCGGCGGCGCAGGCCTGCGCCTCGCCTACGACGTCGCACGCCGCAGTCACCTGCGCGATGGAAACAACCGGGTCATCCTGGCGACGGACGGCGACTTCAACATCGGTGTCTCCAGCGACGCGGAGATGGTCCGCCTCATCGAGGAGCGCCGCGGGCAGGGCACATTCCTCACGGTGCTCGGCTTCGGCACGGGCAACCTCAAGGATTCCAGGATGGAGGCGCTCGCCGATCACGGGAACGGCAACTACGCGTACATCGACGGCCTCGACGAGGCCCGCAAGGTGCTCGTCGAAGAGCTGGGGGGTACGCTGCTCACGGTGGCCAGGGACGTGAAGCTCCAGGTGGAGTTCAATCCGGCCCACGTGCGTGCGTACCGGCTGATCGGCTACGAGAACCGACTGCTCGCGGCGGAGGACTTCGACGATGACCGGAAGGATGCGGGTGAGCTGGGGGCCGGCCACACGGTGACCGCGCTGTACGAGGTCGTGCCGGTCGGCGTGGACAACACGGTCGAGGTGCGCGAGCCGGCCGAGCTGCGCTACCAGCAGCGCCAGCGTGCAACGGACGGTGGTCCACGCGCGGGGTCATCTGAGCTGGCGTGGGTCAAGCTGCGCTACAAGCGACCCGCGGAGGAGGTCAGCCGGCTGCTCGAAGTGCCGGTGCGCGCGTCCACGTGGCGTGGCTCCGATGACATGCGCTTTGCCGCGGCGGTCGCCGCGTTCGGCATGCTGCTGCGCGATTCGGAGCACAGCGGCAGCGCAACGTACGCGGACGTGATCGCACTGGCTCGCGCTGCGCTCGGCACGGATCCGAACGGGTATCGTGCGGAGTTCGTGCGGATGGTGGAGCGCGCGCGGGAACTCGGGGCCGTTGCTGCGGATGGCTCGTAACACGGGCGAACGTGACGGCGCGCTTCTTTCATCGCGCCGGGCGCATGTCCTGTTTCCCTCACGCCGTCCCGCGCGGCGCGACCATCGCGCTGCTGATTGGCGCACTCTCCGGCTGCGACGGCAGCAGCGGCGGCGTCCCCGACGCGGGGGCGCCTGCCGCAGCGCCGGACACGGAGGACCCGGTCGCGGCGTTGCGGGCTGCCCATGATGCGGCCATTGCCCTTGCAGATTCCGTGGAGGCGCTGCTGCGCCCGGTGCCCCTGCTCACGCCCGGCGAGGAGGCGGCGCTGCGGACGTCGAATGCGGCGCAGCTCGCGCGGGCGCGTCGCCTCGGTGAGCACGTAGCCGACTCCGCCTCGCTGGAGCGGCTCATCGGTGCCGGTGCGCTGGTCCAGCTGCAGGACTCGACGCAGTGGTGGGTCGTGCGCGAGCTGGATCACTCCCTCCCGTACGTGACGCCGGACGTCGTTCTGCTGCTCGAGCAGATCGGCAGGCGATTCCAGGACGCGCTCGGGGCGATGGGGTTGCCGCGCTACCGGCTGGAGGTGACGTCCGTGCTGCGAACACCGGCAGGGCAGGCTGCACTGCGCGAAGGAAACGTGAATGCTGCAGCGGGCACGAGCACCCACGAGTACGGCACCACGCTCGACATTGCGTACGAGAGCTACGCGGCGCCGCTCGTCGATGCGGCTGCAGGTGCGGGAGAGGTCGAATGGCTGGCGGAGCGCATCCGCACGCTTGCGATGGAGCGCGTCGCGGCGGTGAAATCGCGCGAGCTGCAGAAGCTGCTGGGCGGGGTGTTGCGCGACATGCAGGCGGAAGGGCTGCTGCTGGTGACGCTGGAGCGGCAGCAGCCGGTCTACCACCTGACGGTCGCGCGCTCGCTCGCCGACGGCTGAGCGGCGCGCCAGCAGCGCTGTGATCACCCGGAGAACACGCTGCGCCAACCGCAGACAGATCGCCCGGCTGGTACGTTTTCTGCGCGTTTACATCGCAGGCATCGGCAGCAGAATCACCCGGGAAAGCAGTGATGAGCACGACGGCGGTCGAAGGCGGCGGGCGGTGGAGCAACGGCGTCGGTGAGCGGACTCGCAGCACGCGGTTGCACCTCATACGAGGGGATCGCCCCCGTGAGCAGGAGGAGGGCCGTCGTTTCCTGATCATCGCCAGTGCGAGCCGTTCCATCTCGCAGGCGACCTCGCTGTCGGAGGCGCTTGCTTCCATCACTTCGGCGCTGGTGCCTGCGCTGGCCGATCGCTGCACCCTGCATGCGACGCCGCGACGCGGGGATCCGGGCGGAATTCCGGGTGCCCGGTCGCTGCGGACTTCGTCCCTGCCGGAAGGTCATCCGCTTCGTGAATGCGCGCGCCGCCGACAGTCGATGATCTTCTCGACGACGTCGACGGCGCTGTTGCGCAAGCTCGATCCCTGCCCGGCGGACGCGGCGCCGGCGCTGGGCGGGTGTGTGCACGCGCTGCTCACGCCGATCGTGCTGGATCGACGCGTCATCGTGCTGACGCTGCTGCGGGGTTTTGCGCGCGGCAGCTTCGACGCGGACGATCTGCTGGTGGCCGAGCTCGCCATGAGCCGGCTGCCCACGGTGCTTCGGCGCGAGGGCATGCGGTTCCACGGCTGAAGCTGCGCCGGCCACTGCGTGCGGCGCCTGGTGCGCCGTGGTCTCCCGATTCGTCCATCCGGCCGCGCCGCGCCATCCAGGTCCCGTAGCTCGCCGGCAGGTATTCTCGCCTCTTTCTGTCCCGCCCCACCACACCCGGCCGCCCGCCCTGAAGGATTTTCGGGACGGCGGTCGTTGTGCATCGGCGACCGATTCTCGATACTGTGAGCGATTCGTACCGGCTCCACCGAGGATGATGCCGAAACTGCACCGATGCGGGCGCTGCCTGCCCGCTTTCGTTCTTTTGCTGGTCGTGTGCGCCCCACCTGCCGCGGCGGGCGCCGTGGACTCGTCCGTGCTGCACGCGCGGCTCGAGGCCTCGACGCCTGCCCCCGACGACACGCTCGTCGCCCCGCTGGATTCGGTCCGCCTGGAGTTCAGCGCGGCTGTCTCGGCCGATCTGACGCGCCTGCTGCTCGTCGGGCCGCAGGGAGACACGACCGTGCTGTCGGCCGGACAGGCGGGTGATGGCAGCGTGATCCTGGCGCCGCTGCCTCTGCTCCCCCCCGGCGCACACGAACTGCACTGGCGCACCACGTCGGCCGACGGCCACGTGCTCGAAGGCACGATCCCGTTCGTGGTCGGCCCGACTGCGGCCCGGGCGATGGAGGAGCCGGCGTCGGCCGCACCGGACAGCGCGCCCGTTGCAGCGACCGGCGGCAATGTACCCGGTGCCGCGCCGGAGGTGAGCGAGGCTGCGCCGGCGAATACCCCGGCGCTGCTGCCGCTGCTGCGCGCGCTGGGGACCCTGCTGCTCCTGGCACTGGCGGGCGGGCTGCTGTTCGCGTCGCGCGCCGAGCAGGCTGCGGCGGCGCTGCTGCCCACGCTGCGCTGGCTGGCCATTGCGGCCCCGATCGCGATCGCGGCCGAGCTCGTCACGTGGACCACGCACGTGGCCGGCAGCCTCGACCTGGCCGGTTCTCTGCAGCTCGCCACCGGCCGCGCGCTGCTTGCGCGCATCGTATTCGCGCTCACGGCCGCGCTCGTGCTGCTGCTGCTGCGCTCGATGCGCGGCGCGGCGGTCGTCGCGCTCGTCGCTGTGCTGGCTGGCGGCTCACTCGGCCATGCCGGCGCGATTGCCCCCGCGGTCTCGGTCCCGCTGCGGGCTGTGCACATGGCCGCCGCGGCCGTGTGGCTCGGCGGACTGCTCGCGCTGGGCCTCACATTGCGAAACACCCCCGCGCAGCG
Proteins encoded in this region:
- a CDS encoding DUF5715 family protein; this translates as MSCFPHAVPRGATIALLIGALSGCDGSSGGVPDAGAPAAAPDTEDPVAALRAAHDAAIALADSVEALLRPVPLLTPGEEAALRTSNAAQLARARRLGEHVADSASLERLIGAGALVQLQDSTQWWVVRELDHSLPYVTPDVVLLLEQIGRRFQDALGAMGLPRYRLEVTSVLRTPAGQAALREGNVNAAAGTSTHEYGTTLDIAYESYAAPLVDAAAGAGEVEWLAERIRTLAMERVAAVKSRELQKLLGGVLRDMQAEGLLLVTLERQQPVYHLTVARSLADG
- a CDS encoding ammonia-forming cytochrome c nitrite reductase subunit c552, whose translation is MAEREERGRRVPAWWIVGAAVIAAVVTLGLAALLTNIFERQQEARNPFYRVVELNDSIVDPAIWGQNFPQQYDSYRRTVDMTRTRYGGSEAMVQHPTTSDPRDTVSTSRLVEDPRLREFWAGYAFATDFREERGHAYMFIDQVFTERQNVVQQPGTCLHCHASVYTVYRDAGNGDLIAGFEAVNQMPYQEAAALAEHPVACIDCHDPATMELRVTRPGFMEGIRTFMASRGRDDFDVNTDATRQEMRTFVCAQCHVEYYFQGDEKRLTYPWANGLRADEILAYYEEVGFTDWTHAISEARVLKAQHPEFEMYMQGVHARSGVMCADCHMPYERTGAMKVSDHWVRSPLLNINNACQTCHRWTEEELSARVHTIQDRTYQMRNVAIDAVLDLAKSIRAEAANNLDAQRLTAARTYHKRAQFLTDFIEAENSMGFHADQEAVRVLGLAINYARLGSLALYGDEIPSGELPLLDAPPQTVAPATGQAGDAIRFRTELDMARPGERAGTAVEPVQNGAQRPTNRNR
- a CDS encoding copper resistance protein CopC, with amino-acid sequence MDSSVLHARLEASTPAPDDTLVAPLDSVRLEFSAAVSADLTRLLLVGPQGDTTVLSAGQAGDGSVILAPLPLLPPGAHELHWRTTSADGHVLEGTIPFVVGPTAARAMEEPASAAPDSAPVAATGGNVPGAAPEVSEAAPANTPALLPLLRALGTLLLLALAGGLLFASRAEQAAAALLPTLRWLAIAAPIAIAAELVTWTTHVAGSLDLAGSLQLATGRALLARIVFALTAALVLLLLRSMRGAAVVALVAVLAGGSLGHAGAIAPAVSVPLRAVHMAAAAVWLGGLLALGLTLRNTPAQRSLLTAVSTAALASFVVVALTGAGQALLLLGSPAALLQTTYGRIVLVKATGLLLLAAFGYLHRRMIAVVPEGGDASALRRSVTVETLVFIALILVSGALSFAQLPE
- a CDS encoding Mur ligase family protein, coding for MTDQRPLHSLLADAGIRAGTAPDAMIRAVVTDSRQVTPGALFIAIPGTQVDGATFIADAVAAGAAAIVAQGPGTSDQRAPVPLIHVPDARAAAARLAGAWYGHPARRMRLLGITGTVGKTSVLSIAEALLHASGVRVASIGSLGLRIGTETAEESRYTVPEPLLLHRWLQRAADAECDVALMEVTSHALVQQRVAGLRYEAGAFTNLVPLEHAEFHRNFRTYVESKTRFFDHLAAGAPLAFNAEDRAVSRIVRERDVAGVACGAVRTAAMRIEDVHVSHAGTRFVLNARRPVPRIDGAEHAPFRLPLELSLLGRSNLINVALATTLALSAGASADAAAAVLPDLTAPRRRMQLLKTAPLILDDTAGHPESVNVVFETVERLRPGHVHVVWAVRGRRGPRINRYNAEALAIWLRRMPHASLVVTRSSDVADHLNRVSDEEYDAFLRPLRRARVRFRESAELRPAVQQVLAAARPDDLVLLLGAQGMNQGAAIAQEWLR
- the nrfH gene encoding cytochrome c nitrite reductase small subunit, which encodes MRTGRWLIILAAVLIGIAIGLGGFTFVYAKGYSYLGTDPAACANCHIMDEHYSAWLKSSHRAVATCNDCHTPHSTIPKYVVKARNGFWHSFYFTTGNFPYPLRITPANHDVTEGACRYCHESIAAGMQAGDDDPPDEVRHVTSADGVECTRCHRYVGHRVR
- a CDS encoding von Willebrand factor type A domain-containing protein translates to MKALVLVPLCALLAVAAIGQRTIVVTGVVSDASSGVPLAGAQVTTMETGHGTLAGRDGAYRLELPERLRGQSVTVQAHAIGFEPVRRSVMLAGDSMRVDLSAQPSAEVVEAMPLREDVAGKELRQESRARHAGDAAAAAVLASPQASATPGPPPAPPYRMPREPWNTESYAAIDENAFLSVGANPLSTFSIDVDRASYSNIRRFLKDGQLPPKDAVRIEEMVNYFPYSNPEPQGEHPLEVTTEVMAAPWQPRHHLVRIGLQAPRLDMESLPPNNLVFLLDVSGSMLSPDKLPLLKQAMRLLVNELREQDRVAIVVYAGSAGLVLPSTPGSEKDAIMDAIERLEAGGSTAGGAGLRLAYDVARRSHLRDGNNRVILATDGDFNIGVSSDAEMVRLIEERRGQGTFLTVLGFGTGNLKDSRMEALADHGNGNYAYIDGLDEARKVLVEELGGTLLTVARDVKLQVEFNPAHVRAYRLIGYENRLLAAEDFDDDRKDAGELGAGHTVTALYEVVPVGVDNTVEVREPAELRYQQRQRATDGGPRAGSSELAWVKLRYKRPAEEVSRLLEVPVRASTWRGSDDMRFAAAVAAFGMLLRDSEHSGSATYADVIALARAALGTDPNGYRAEFVRMVERARELGAVAADGS